One genomic window of Corynebacterium sp. sy039 includes the following:
- a CDS encoding iron chelate uptake ABC transporter family permease subunit translates to MHTPLRMFSTKRQHPVTLGVFSGLLRPRLVLINAVLAVGIFILLVVSITIGDYPITPHGVLDVFFGGGTRIERMVVLEWRAPRSVAAIIIGAALGLSGALTQSLTRNGLATPDILGITVGASAAAVTIIVLGSGTTSALIAWLTGVGIPIAAFLGAMLTATVIWIMSFQRKIDTFRLILTGIIVSALLQAYITWIMTRADINDATAATFWLNGSLNSASWSRISWLLWVLPVVILLLTWIAHQLRILVLGDDLARGLGNNVTASQFCLLVLSVLLAALAVAASGPIGFVAFVAPHISRTLSGLATPPLFGSMISGAFLLIFADLCAQTVFPKELPVGILTSAIGGVFLIYLLIRSNRKVNAS, encoded by the coding sequence ATGCACACTCCTCTACGCATGTTTTCAACGAAACGGCAGCACCCCGTCACTCTTGGAGTTTTTTCTGGGCTACTGCGCCCACGGCTTGTGCTGATCAACGCTGTACTTGCGGTGGGTATTTTCATTCTGCTGGTTGTTTCTATCACGATCGGTGATTACCCTATTACTCCCCATGGGGTGCTGGATGTGTTTTTCGGCGGTGGTACCCGCATTGAGCGCATGGTGGTGCTGGAATGGCGCGCCCCACGCAGTGTTGCAGCTATCATTATTGGCGCTGCCCTGGGATTATCTGGCGCCTTAACACAGTCACTCACCCGCAATGGCTTAGCAACTCCAGACATTCTGGGTATCACAGTGGGTGCTTCCGCAGCAGCGGTGACTATCATCGTGCTGGGTTCTGGCACCACCAGTGCTCTCATTGCGTGGCTTACCGGGGTGGGCATTCCCATTGCTGCGTTTTTGGGTGCCATGCTCACTGCCACGGTGATCTGGATTATGAGCTTTCAGCGCAAAATTGATACTTTCCGATTGATCCTCACCGGTATTATTGTCAGCGCCCTGTTGCAGGCGTATATCACGTGGATTATGACCCGCGCTGATATTAACGACGCCACCGCCGCAACCTTCTGGCTTAATGGTTCACTCAACTCTGCTTCATGGAGCCGTATCAGTTGGTTGTTATGGGTACTGCCCGTAGTGATTCTGCTACTAACGTGGATTGCGCACCAGCTACGTATCTTAGTGCTGGGTGATGATCTTGCCCGCGGATTAGGCAATAACGTTACTGCTTCGCAGTTCTGCCTGCTGGTTCTCTCTGTTCTGTTGGCAGCTTTGGCAGTGGCAGCCAGTGGGCCGATTGGTTTTGTGGCTTTCGTCGCCCCCCATATCAGCCGCACTCTCAGCGGACTGGCTACTCCCCCACTATTCGGCTCCATGATCAGTGGCGCTTTCTTGCTTATTTTTGCTGATCTATGTGCTCAAACAGTGTTTCCCAAAGAACTCCCGGTGGGTATTCTTACCTCTGCGATTGGCGGAGTGTTCCTTATTTATCTTCTCATTCGCTCTAACCGAAAGGTCAACGCATCATGA